A single region of the Atribacteraceae bacterium genome encodes:
- a CDS encoding DUF2207 domain-containing protein yields the protein MRAKKPIIRIVGVIILALLFILIQYVGGNPYFLWYFDALYQVESAVIEQRMLPDGRVEVHETIEYLMRKPFRGVFREIPPDRYVTMDNVRLWTEGIEKRSVEFLQHTDSGFAARVWLVPQGSEERLNPREESRFTLHVTYTAKQVFENGQDVAQVFRQFWGGWDAPAGEVRGIFEFPPEVKITGVYTHPTLPVERLENRFLITAQNLPPETFAEVRFLADPLPAMRYAVDNPTLSLREIAQIEAGYRAHQREAWFPWTMALLAFIVLLILIFWFMGKEPEIPYQGIYERELPSDDPPDFVNAMVKNMAGPVDRDGLAATLMHLYQRDVIDFQDEEGKPTIRLTNPNETKGLAQSEIQLLELLKKFSSEGVFRFDDIEHKLRNSLSEARSFNSSLSAYESLVRASVTSRHYLQQTGNYLAKFLAVLMMLVSTVVVEMALQPTTGHLLPFLTVLAGAFWFGGGGILFVRRDFFGRWTREGRKYYLKWNNFSRYLTDYSLLSEHPPESVVLWEKYLVYATALGLASQVMRHLQQLIPREVWEAQSRHGHFYGAGFYLFGAQMYGLHSTAALTITQATSKSSGGFGGRGGFGGGGGGFGGGSGGGRGGAF from the coding sequence ATGCGCGCCAAAAAACCCATCATACGGATTGTCGGAGTCATCATCCTGGCCCTCCTCTTCATTCTGATCCAGTACGTGGGAGGTAATCCCTATTTCCTATGGTATTTTGATGCTCTGTACCAGGTCGAGTCCGCGGTCATCGAGCAGCGGATGTTGCCAGACGGCCGGGTGGAAGTCCACGAAACCATCGAATACCTCATGCGCAAGCCCTTCCGGGGAGTCTTCCGGGAAATCCCTCCTGACCGCTACGTGACCATGGACAATGTAAGGCTGTGGACCGAGGGAATCGAGAAGCGGTCCGTCGAGTTTCTCCAGCACACCGACTCCGGCTTCGCAGCCCGGGTGTGGCTGGTCCCCCAGGGGAGCGAAGAACGCCTGAACCCCCGGGAAGAATCCCGCTTCACCCTCCACGTCACCTATACCGCCAAGCAAGTATTCGAGAACGGGCAAGACGTCGCCCAGGTCTTTCGCCAGTTCTGGGGAGGCTGGGACGCGCCCGCCGGTGAGGTGCGGGGTATTTTCGAGTTTCCCCCGGAGGTGAAGATCACCGGCGTGTACACTCACCCCACCCTCCCGGTAGAACGCTTGGAAAACCGCTTCCTGATCACCGCCCAAAATCTCCCCCCCGAAACCTTCGCCGAGGTCCGCTTCCTGGCCGATCCGCTTCCGGCCATGCGCTACGCGGTGGACAACCCCACCCTGAGTCTTCGCGAGATCGCCCAGATCGAAGCGGGATACCGGGCCCACCAACGGGAAGCCTGGTTCCCCTGGACCATGGCCCTTCTGGCCTTCATCGTTCTCTTGATCCTCATATTCTGGTTCATGGGGAAAGAACCCGAAATCCCCTACCAGGGCATCTACGAACGGGAGCTTCCTTCCGACGATCCACCCGATTTCGTCAACGCCATGGTTAAGAACATGGCCGGCCCGGTTGATCGCGACGGCCTGGCCGCAACCCTCATGCACCTTTACCAAAGGGATGTGATCGATTTCCAGGACGAGGAGGGCAAACCAACCATCCGCCTGACAAACCCGAATGAAACGAAAGGGCTGGCCCAGTCTGAAATCCAACTCCTGGAACTTCTGAAAAAGTTTTCCTCCGAAGGGGTCTTCCGCTTCGACGATATCGAGCACAAACTCCGGAATTCCTTAAGCGAGGCCCGCAGCTTCAATTCCAGCCTGTCCGCTTATGAGTCCCTGGTCCGCGCATCGGTGACGAGTCGCCACTATCTCCAGCAAACCGGGAATTACCTGGCCAAATTTCTGGCCGTGCTGATGATGCTCGTCTCTACCGTTGTGGTCGAAATGGCCTTGCAGCCGACCACCGGCCACCTTCTCCCCTTCCTCACCGTGCTGGCCGGTGCTTTCTGGTTCGGCGGCGGGGGAATTCTTTTCGTCCGGCGGGATTTCTTCGGGCGCTGGACCCGGGAAGGACGGAAATACTACCTGAAGTGGAATAATTTCAGCCGCTACCTCACCGACTACTCCCTCCTGTCCGAACATCCCCCCGAATCGGTGGTCCTCTGGGAAAAATACCTGGTTTACGCCACGGCGCTGGGCTTGGCCAGCCAGGTCATGAGGCACCTGCAACAACTAATCCCCCGGGAGGTTTGGGAAGCCCAGAGTCGGCACGGTCACTTCTACGGCGCCGGGTTTTATCTGTTCGGTGCTCAAATGTACGGCCTGCACTCCACGGCCGCACTAACCATCACCCAGGCCACGAGCAAATCCTCCGGCGGATTCGGGGGAAGAGGCGGATTCGGCGGAGGCGGGGGCGGATTCGGCGGGGGCTCCGGGGGGGGCCGGGGAGGAGCATTCTAA
- a CDS encoding toxin-antitoxin system HicB family antitoxin, with protein sequence MSVKNLEYFMGLNYKIEIVKDETEGGYVLSIPELKGCLTCADNLEKGMEMLEDAKKQWLTAALESGYEVPEANALEKYSGQFKLRIPRSLHKELSEMSQREGISMNQYCLYLLSKNSGFFGHNRY encoded by the coding sequence GTGAGCGTGAAGAATTTAGAATATTTCATGGGTTTAAATTATAAAATTGAAATTGTCAAGGATGAAACCGAGGGTGGGTATGTGCTGTCGATTCCCGAACTTAAAGGCTGTTTGACCTGTGCCGACAATTTGGAAAAGGGAATGGAAATGCTTGAGGATGCGAAAAAGCAGTGGTTGACGGCGGCATTGGAAAGCGGATATGAAGTACCGGAAGCCAATGCGCTGGAGAAATATTCCGGGCAGTTCAAGCTTCGCATTCCAAGATCTCTCCATAAGGAATTGTCTGAAATGTCTCAGCGGGAAGGTATTAGTATGAACCAATACTGCCTGTACCTTCTTAGCAAAAACAGCGGGTTTTTTGGTCACAATAGATATTGA